A single genomic interval of Helianthus annuus cultivar XRQ/B chromosome 13, HanXRQr2.0-SUNRISE, whole genome shotgun sequence harbors:
- the LOC110899507 gene encoding uncharacterized protein LOC110899507, giving the protein MAPKPLTTAAIAMTEKKMDMSLDDIIKMSKNGTGANKGKKQRIPNKNQKFSNNVVQDKSMRLRRFMDSRSSLRQGVLAQRRSNFQGNQFPLAAEAARKAAVAPIRNRNFNGNQAATSYRPRGVARPAKNNSNGGFAVKKQVKVASKQKPQTLDSLFANMKEQRMQQQQNQNQNRNNSGRSGAGQQRPRPPWARYNN; this is encoded by the exons ATGGCACCAAAACCACTTACAACTGCCGCAATTGCAATGACTGAGAAGAAAATGGACATGTCATTAG ATGATATTATCAAGATGTCTAAGAATGGAACCGGTGCTAATAAAGGCAAGAAGCAAAGGATTCCT AACAAAAATCAGAAATTTTCAAACAATGTTGTTCAAGATAAATCTATGAGGTTGCGTCGCTTCATGGACTCGAGGTCTTCCCTTAGACAG GGTGTTCTTGCTCAAAGGAGATCCAACTTCCAGGGTAACCAATTCCCTTTGGCAGCTGAGGCTGCTAGAAAGGCTGCAGTTGCTCCTATTCGCAACAGGAACTTTAATGGGAACCAGGCAGCGACTTCATATAGACCAAG GGGTGTGGCCCGACCAGCTAAGAATAACAGCAACGGTGGCTTTGCTGTCAAG AAACAAGTGAAAGTGGCGTCAAAGCAAAAGCCTCAGACGCTGGATTCATTATTTGCGAACATGAAAGAGCAAAGGATGCAGCAGCAGCAGAATCAAAATCAGAATCGGAACAACAGTGGAAGAAGTGGAGCAGGGCAGCAAAGGCCCCGACCCCCATGGGCCAGATATAACAACTGA
- the LOC110901837 gene encoding uncharacterized protein LOC110901837, which yields MDPKNHPAITVTNIKAHIPVTLELETSQYATWAKLFKIHCCVYQVVDHLSPRKETDKDKEKDSAGSTSDDNWDRLDAIVLQWIYGTISSDLLSTIIRPDSTAAYAWTAIKSIFHDN from the coding sequence ATGGATCCCAAAAATCACCCCGCTATTACCGTCACCAACATCAAAGCCCATATCCCGGTAACCCTCGAACTGGAGACGAGTCAATATGCTACTTGGGCAAAGTTATTCAAGATCCATTGCTGTGTTTATCAGGTCGTTGATCACCTATCTCCTCGCAAAGAGACCGATAAAGATAAAGAAAAGGATTCAGCCGGATCTACATCGGATGACAACTGGGATCGTCTCGATGCCATAGTCCTTCAGTGGATCTATGGCACCATCTCTAGTGACCTCCTGAGCACCATCATACGTCCCGATTCCACAGCGGCTTATGCATGGACGGCTATTAAAAGTATATTCCATGACAATTAA